A genomic segment from Verrucomicrobiota bacterium encodes:
- a CDS encoding fibronectin type III domain-containing protein, with protein MQVSAPTNVNAAAESAGVIRVTWTNAQTTHEFNKVEYRDITGAGSWTTASSTIAAATSTYDITGLSALNQYEVRVSALNTAVAQVDEITAVADLSDSLDGLYFDVYDSAGPVRVWFDVDNSGTSAPSAPTGGRLLEVTGIVTDASATSAATAIASSINGDSEFSASAVGATITITNASTGDRAAISLGTSTFAGAGTTTEGEDGNSTTVSPSASVFTWPSAAGTYWGSRINETTTSWTYIITITGSSPFFDVSAAPISSERVAYPDAVISEFRFGPQITIPSYV; from the coding sequence ATGCAAGTATCAGCACCCACCAATGTAAATGCAGCAGCAGAGAGCGCGGGGGTAATCCGTGTGACCTGGACCAATGCGCAAACTACACACGAGTTCAACAAAGTCGAGTATAGGGATATAACTGGCGCGGGTTCGTGGACGACTGCCAGTTCCACCATCGCTGCCGCAACTTCAACTTATGACATTACTGGACTGTCGGCACTCAATCAGTATGAGGTCCGGGTCAGTGCGCTGAATACGGCAGTGGCTCAGGTCGATGAAATTACTGCAGTCGCAGATTTAAGCGATAGCCTAGATGGGCTCTATTTTGATGTATATGATTCTGCTGGACCCGTTAGAGTGTGGTTCGATGTGGACAATAGTGGGACCAGTGCGCCTTCGGCTCCTACGGGTGGTCGGTTGCTCGAGGTGACGGGCATCGTCACCGATGCCAGTGCAACGTCCGCTGCCACAGCAATCGCTTCCTCGATTAACGGAGACTCCGAATTCAGCGCAAGTGCTGTAGGTGCTACGATTACAATCACTAATGCGAGCACGGGGGATCGCGCAGCAATCAGCTTGGGAACCTCAACCTTCGCCGGAGCGGGGACAACGACGGAGGGCGAAGACGGAAACTCAACTACGGTATCGCCATCGGCCAGTGTGTTTACGTGGCCCAGTGCGGCTGGAACCTATTGGGGATCGAGGATCAATGAAACAACAACCTCCTGGACTTATATCATCACCATTACAGGCAGTTCTCCATTCTTTGATGTAAGTGCTGCTCCAATATCCAGTGAACGGGTGGCGTATCCCGATGCGGTGATAAGCGAGTTCCGGTTTGGGCCACAAATCACAATTCCAAGTTATGTGTAA